Proteins co-encoded in one Metabacillus sp. KUDC1714 genomic window:
- a CDS encoding carbohydrate ABC transporter permease, whose protein sequence is MDKILRDRKAILLLVGPALLIYTVILLIPTVWSTIYTFYEGSPISGFEFVGLDNYLNLFKDSDFLSSLWLSLKYMVFVSAGQVILGLCLALLFVFYIKRYSTLIRTLIFFPVVLPAVAVSQLFAKLFEIAPQMGLVNSLLTFLNLETLVQPWLGQGDTAFWVLVTMDIWKSLGFYAVILFTGLVDIPEDVLEAAKLDGAKGWKLTQFIVLPLLKPVLISAIVFSLNGTIKVFESAVALTNGGPGNSTTTLSIYMYNNAFTYNQYGYGSTIAVFLLLLSLLITLIVFKFAKNDAA, encoded by the coding sequence ATGGATAAAATTTTAAGAGATCGCAAGGCAATTCTCTTATTAGTTGGACCAGCATTATTAATATACACTGTTATTCTCCTAATCCCTACAGTGTGGTCTACAATATATACATTCTATGAAGGATCACCAATTAGTGGTTTCGAATTTGTTGGGTTAGACAATTACTTAAATTTATTTAAAGACAGTGATTTCCTTTCAAGTTTGTGGCTTTCACTTAAATATATGGTCTTTGTTTCTGCTGGACAGGTTATATTAGGTTTATGTCTTGCACTATTATTTGTATTTTATATTAAGCGTTACTCTACTTTAATTCGAACACTCATTTTCTTTCCGGTAGTTCTTCCTGCTGTAGCGGTATCTCAATTGTTCGCAAAACTCTTCGAAATTGCTCCTCAGATGGGATTAGTAAACAGTTTACTTACTTTTTTAAACTTGGAAACGTTAGTTCAGCCTTGGCTTGGTCAAGGAGATACGGCATTTTGGGTACTTGTTACAATGGATATTTGGAAGTCATTAGGTTTTTACGCTGTTATTCTTTTTACCGGGTTAGTTGATATTCCAGAAGACGTTCTTGAAGCTGCAAAATTAGATGGTGCAAAGGGCTGGAAATTGACACAATTTATTGTCTTACCTTTATTAAAGCCAGTCTTAATTTCGGCAATTGTATTTAGTCTAAATGGAACAATTAAAGTCTTTGAATCAGCAGTTGCGTTAACAAATGGTGGACCAGGAAATAGTACCACTACATTATCTATTTATATGTATAACAATGCATTTACGTATAACCAATATGGATATGGAAGTACTATAGCGGTATTTCTATTGCTATTATCTCTTCTTATAACTTTAATAGTTTTCAAATTTGCAAAAAATGATGCGGCTTAA
- a CDS encoding ABC transporter substrate-binding protein, with protein sequence MKKSALSILLSIVLLFSIVGCSSQNNDSSSSGDGEEGTQTLKFISEDTADESDASVVMGLTEEYGKTNIEIETVLQANLMQKIQLLTASNDLPELFKFESNQLGDLIDNDQLLDLEKTFTDLGIYDKLNPGAVNLLKTLSGDRGLYTLPVELNIEGFWYNKKLFEENNLEVPTTWDEMLAASEVFMEKGIQPFAVAGKEKWPITRLINGYVMRLYGADVMERVSKGELSITDEGFIEAATLVQDMNAKGYFGEGVNTIDYDTASNTFLQGNAAMYYMGSWALNEFNDENLNKIGVDNVGFFNIPLVEGGKGTLDEYSMNAGLTLSFSKDKYNEEVGEWMKHVFSNYGDKAIAERGLISGFKVENMPENVSELTKTTLEKVNEIENGALWFEGYFDPKTKTVSEDGAQNLLNEGTTPEEYMSKLEESLKNASK encoded by the coding sequence ATGAAGAAAAGTGCTTTATCAATCTTATTATCTATTGTATTACTTTTTTCAATAGTTGGTTGTAGTAGTCAAAATAATGATTCTAGTTCTTCTGGTGATGGAGAAGAGGGAACTCAGACACTCAAATTTATCTCAGAAGACACTGCTGATGAGTCGGATGCAAGCGTTGTTATGGGCCTTACTGAAGAATATGGAAAAACAAATATCGAAATTGAGACTGTCCTGCAAGCGAATTTAATGCAAAAGATTCAGTTGTTAACTGCTAGTAATGATTTACCAGAATTATTCAAGTTTGAATCTAATCAGTTAGGAGACCTAATTGATAATGATCAATTACTTGACCTAGAAAAAACATTTACCGATCTAGGCATTTATGACAAATTAAATCCAGGTGCAGTTAATTTATTAAAAACATTAAGTGGTGACCGTGGTCTCTATACGTTACCTGTTGAATTAAATATAGAAGGCTTTTGGTATAACAAAAAACTGTTCGAAGAAAACAACTTAGAAGTTCCGACTACATGGGATGAAATGCTCGCTGCTAGTGAAGTATTTATGGAAAAAGGAATTCAACCATTTGCAGTTGCTGGTAAAGAAAAATGGCCAATTACTCGTTTGATTAATGGTTATGTTATGCGTCTATACGGTGCGGATGTTATGGAACGAGTTAGCAAAGGTGAACTAAGTATTACGGATGAAGGATTTATCGAAGCTGCTACACTTGTACAAGATATGAATGCTAAAGGATATTTCGGTGAAGGTGTTAATACGATTGATTATGACACAGCAAGTAATACATTCCTTCAAGGAAATGCAGCAATGTACTATATGGGAAGCTGGGCACTTAACGAATTTAATGATGAGAATTTAAATAAAATTGGTGTTGATAATGTAGGGTTTTTCAATATTCCACTTGTTGAAGGTGGTAAAGGTACATTAGATGAATATTCCATGAATGCGGGACTAACACTTTCATTCTCGAAAGATAAATATAACGAGGAAGTTGGAGAATGGATGAAGCATGTATTCTCAAACTACGGTGATAAAGCAATAGCAGAACGTGGATTAATCTCCGGCTTCAAAGTTGAGAATATGCCTGAAAATGTTAGTGAATTAACAAAAACGACATTAGAAAAAGTAAATGAAATTGAAAATGGTGCACTTTGGTTCGAAGGATATTTTGATCCAAAAACAAAAACAGTATCTGAAGATGGAGCTCAAAACCTACTTAATGAGGGAACTACTCCAGAAGAATACATGTCTAAATTAGAAGAATCATTAAAAAATGCGTCAAAATAA
- a CDS encoding response regulator yields MLKVAIFDDEFIVIEGLKKMIDWSKYGMELVGTAKDGNSALSLFHSEHPDIIFTDIRMPGIDGLQLIEKVLAEAPETKCIVFSGFNEFEYVRRAIRLGVIDYLEKPITIPMIEEALQKITLRINQEKEMSELRLRWDRNRQELLQKATLDLLLEGKEAITRWRESFGDEAKQVIGITVIAISGERPSLQLNASFKAVPVWNGTTQILVLFHFENNPEQLSELLIEWSEQEEVTIGSGQTYLNITDISKSYREALHALRYGRFLDSKGWTRFEEVGKNNKIPEDLSAQEEAILYYMRTGNKEGLLGQLDKYIQWLDSQKLNPDMMESEFLKLVYLGMEVVKETGEETQQTGYYPQKDIRELNTREEMTTWLYSQMEMMIELINSSKKSNKHKAVEKAKEYMEKNYHQDITLQEVADLVGMNPNYFSLLFKEEMGLTYIKYLTKCRMEKAKVMLKEGQKISEVSEKVGYLTYRHFSEVFKKYTGMTPGQFKENK; encoded by the coding sequence ATGCTGAAAGTCGCAATATTTGATGATGAATTCATTGTAATTGAAGGATTAAAAAAAATGATTGATTGGTCGAAGTACGGAATGGAGCTTGTTGGAACAGCTAAGGATGGAAATTCAGCTTTATCTCTTTTTCATTCCGAGCATCCAGATATTATTTTTACCGATATTAGAATGCCAGGTATAGATGGTCTACAGTTAATCGAAAAGGTTTTGGCAGAGGCTCCTGAGACAAAATGCATTGTTTTTAGCGGCTTTAATGAATTTGAGTATGTAAGGAGAGCGATAAGATTAGGGGTAATTGATTATTTAGAGAAACCAATTACGATTCCGATGATTGAAGAAGCCTTGCAAAAAATCACTCTACGAATCAATCAGGAAAAAGAAATGTCTGAGCTTCGATTAAGATGGGATAGAAATCGCCAGGAATTGCTTCAAAAAGCCACGTTAGATTTATTGCTTGAAGGGAAAGAAGCTATAACGAGATGGAGAGAATCTTTTGGAGATGAGGCAAAGCAAGTAATCGGAATTACTGTCATCGCTATCTCGGGTGAAAGGCCCTCCTTACAACTTAATGCTTCTTTTAAAGCTGTTCCAGTTTGGAATGGAACAACACAAATACTAGTGTTATTCCATTTTGAAAATAACCCTGAGCAGTTATCAGAACTTTTAATAGAATGGAGTGAACAGGAAGAAGTTACAATTGGATCAGGGCAGACATATTTGAATATTACTGATATATCTAAAAGCTATCGGGAGGCTCTACATGCTTTAAGGTACGGACGATTTTTAGATAGTAAGGGTTGGACAAGATTTGAAGAGGTTGGGAAAAACAATAAGATTCCAGAGGATCTATCAGCACAAGAGGAAGCTATCTTGTATTATATGCGGACTGGTAATAAAGAAGGGCTACTTGGGCAGCTGGACAAATATATTCAATGGCTCGATTCACAAAAGTTAAACCCTGATATGATGGAAAGTGAGTTTTTAAAGCTAGTATATCTTGGTATGGAAGTTGTAAAAGAAACAGGTGAGGAAACACAGCAAACAGGTTACTATCCTCAAAAGGATATTCGTGAGTTAAATACAAGAGAAGAAATGACTACTTGGTTATACAGCCAAATGGAAATGATGATAGAATTAATAAATTCCTCAAAAAAATCAAATAAACATAAAGCTGTTGAAAAAGCCAAGGAATACATGGAAAAGAATTACCATCAAGATATAACACTACAAGAAGTAGCAGATCTTGTCGGCATGAATCCAAACTATTTCAGTTTATTATTCAAGGAAGAGATGGGGCTTACCTACATTAAATATTTAACAAAATGCAGAATGGAAAAAGCTAAGGTAATGCTTAAAGAAGGTCAAAAAATATCAGAGGTTAGTGAGAAGGTAGGATATCTTACTTATAGGCACTTTTCTGAGGTGTTTAAAAAATATACTGGCATGACTCCAGGACAATTTAAAGAAAATAAATAA
- a CDS encoding cache domain-containing sensor histidine kinase yields the protein MRNKFHKFFLFFRIKKIRNRFLAVMIALSVPPIFIVGVVSYNTSKDTLIENHLQANETHLKTTSEKADFLLRNVINMERYILSNKDLRQQLIESGSISDMEQEALKLNMSSRLQQIMSDYVVEQKYIDSVCLFDNYFRAVCYGRSDDAGRYERENKRSEIIESDWYNKAVEAQGKELFFSDNVLEELNWNNTFSSVKLLRNPTSSQQETIGLLIVNINKSLFSEMMNETNNNEYLILDATTNEMKTVYASTPSYYEEVVGKDLPFIFEKKQEEDYVVSHYTNETTGWTFAYFIKEQELLKQPHQIRAVTILIALLISISAVILSVILSDTITRPLLRIKKMMVAWAKGSSEFNETFHDDEVGAIGETFKRMTAENKDLSERLIRSQLKERETELRVLQAQINPHFLYNTLDSIYWMAMIHNHEDIGKMAVSLSESFKIILNKGKEIIPLYRELKHIEHYMTIQNIRYGDRFTYIQEVDPLLMDQEILKLLLQPLVENAIYHGLEPKVGEGMIRVTGSKESDFILFTVEDDGVGIKDMAMIEQGYGLGNVRERLTIYYGPTSSLTIKSEVNKGTKIEIRFNPKEGRWMRDAESRNI from the coding sequence ATGAGAAATAAATTCCACAAGTTTTTTCTATTCTTTCGAATTAAAAAAATCAGAAATCGTTTTCTTGCAGTTATGATCGCTCTGTCAGTACCACCTATTTTCATAGTAGGTGTTGTTTCTTATAATACGTCTAAAGATACGTTAATAGAAAATCATTTACAAGCGAATGAAACTCATTTAAAAACGACAAGTGAAAAGGCAGATTTTTTGTTGCGTAATGTGATTAATATGGAACGATATATTTTATCGAATAAAGATTTGCGTCAACAACTAATTGAAAGCGGATCCATTTCAGACATGGAACAGGAAGCGCTAAAATTAAATATGTCAAGCCGCTTGCAACAAATCATGTCCGATTATGTAGTCGAGCAAAAATACATTGATTCCGTTTGTTTGTTTGATAATTACTTTCGAGCAGTGTGTTACGGTCGTTCTGATGATGCTGGACGTTATGAAAGAGAGAATAAGCGTTCAGAAATAATAGAAAGTGATTGGTACAATAAAGCAGTAGAAGCACAGGGGAAGGAACTTTTCTTTTCTGATAATGTTTTAGAGGAGTTAAATTGGAACAATACATTTTCTTCGGTTAAATTATTACGAAATCCAACTTCGAGTCAACAAGAAACAATTGGATTATTAATAGTGAATATCAATAAATCATTGTTTTCAGAAATGATGAACGAAACAAATAACAATGAATATTTAATTTTAGATGCCACAACAAATGAAATGAAAACAGTCTATGCATCTACCCCCTCCTACTATGAAGAGGTAGTTGGAAAAGATTTACCTTTTATTTTTGAGAAGAAGCAGGAAGAAGATTATGTTGTTAGCCACTATACAAATGAAACAACTGGCTGGACATTTGCTTATTTCATTAAAGAGCAGGAATTATTAAAACAGCCACACCAAATTAGAGCAGTTACGATATTAATTGCATTATTAATTTCAATTAGTGCTGTCATACTTTCAGTAATTTTGTCAGATACGATAACTCGTCCCTTGCTCCGAATCAAGAAAATGATGGTAGCATGGGCAAAGGGCTCTAGTGAATTTAATGAAACGTTTCATGACGATGAAGTTGGTGCTATTGGTGAAACCTTTAAACGAATGACAGCCGAAAATAAAGACTTAAGTGAACGTCTTATTCGTTCTCAATTAAAAGAGAGAGAAACTGAGCTAAGAGTTTTACAAGCTCAAATCAATCCACATTTTCTTTATAACACACTAGATTCAATCTATTGGATGGCGATGATTCATAATCACGAAGATATTGGAAAAATGGCTGTCTCTTTATCTGAAAGCTTTAAAATTATTTTAAATAAAGGTAAAGAGATCATACCACTTTATAGGGAGCTTAAGCATATTGAGCATTACATGACGATACAAAATATTCGGTATGGTGATCGATTCACTTATATTCAAGAAGTTGACCCTTTATTAATGGATCAAGAAATATTAAAGCTTTTACTTCAACCGCTTGTAGAAAATGCCATCTATCATGGGTTAGAACCAAAAGTTGGAGAGGGTATGATACGTGTTACAGGCAGTAAAGAGTCGGATTTCATTCTTTTTACAGTAGAAGATGATGGAGTTGGGATAAAAGACATGGCTATGATTGAGCAAGGCTATGGTCTAGGAAATGTTCGCGAACGTTTAACGATTTACTACGGACCAACTAGTTCACTAACAATTAAAAGCGAGGTAAATAAAGGGACTAAAATTGAAATTCGCTTCAATCCTAAAGAAGGGAGATGGATGAGAGATGCTGAAAGTCGCAATATTTGA
- a CDS encoding helix-turn-helix domain-containing protein: protein MEKRKRKFIGSTYFSEDLLIYINRWQEGFENPHHYHDFIEITIVEEGMGYHYNDDQVLSVTKGDLFIIPIDVSHVYRPSSTRSKEKLTVYNVLFDPKVIHHLLSENNLVDSTFLDWCQQLLSTKSINHMYLADKHESCLSLIRLMYYEFQQKQTGYSVVIQAKLRELLVNLYRIEQRIDSTNSKIAAYPIDEIIPYIDEHLHEALTLTDMAKLMIVSERHFLRLFKKYTNQTFTEYLQHKRIERSCDLLRSTDYTIKEISHLVGYSNTDYFRSLFVKKIGIPPQKYRKSSF from the coding sequence TTGGAGAAACGGAAAAGAAAATTTATTGGTAGTACTTATTTCTCAGAAGATCTATTAATTTATATAAATAGATGGCAAGAAGGCTTTGAAAACCCACACCATTATCATGACTTTATTGAAATTACGATTGTTGAAGAAGGCATGGGCTATCATTATAATGATGATCAGGTTCTCTCTGTTACGAAAGGTGACCTATTTATCATCCCAATAGATGTTTCTCATGTTTATCGACCTTCATCTACAAGATCGAAAGAAAAGCTTACTGTTTATAATGTCCTTTTTGATCCAAAAGTAATTCACCATTTGCTTTCCGAAAACAATCTTGTAGATTCTACATTTTTAGATTGGTGCCAACAACTTCTATCTACTAAATCAATTAACCATATGTACCTTGCCGATAAACATGAAAGCTGTCTAAGCCTAATTCGCTTAATGTATTATGAGTTTCAGCAAAAGCAAACTGGTTACTCTGTTGTGATACAAGCTAAACTTAGAGAGCTCCTTGTGAATTTGTATCGTATCGAGCAACGGATCGATTCTACTAATTCAAAAATAGCAGCCTATCCAATTGATGAAATCATTCCATACATTGATGAACATTTGCATGAAGCGCTAACATTAACAGATATGGCAAAATTAATGATCGTAAGTGAACGCCATTTCTTACGCTTATTTAAAAAATACACAAACCAAACGTTCACAGAGTATTTACAACATAAAAGGATTGAAAGAAGTTGTGATTTACTTCGTTCAACAGATTACACAATTAAAGAAATTAGTCATCTAGTAGGGTATTCTAATACGGATTACTTCCGATCACTTTTTGTAAAAAAGATAGGGATTCCACCTCAGAAATATCGAAAAAGCAGTTTTTAA
- a CDS encoding glycoside hydrolase family 78 protein → MRLNIYDLRVEYTQNPLGIDTLAPKFDWILDSTERSQVQTSYQILVSSNEENLANDEADMWVSGVVESDQSIQIVYQGKELQSSKTYFWKVRVWDKHKVATPWSQTAYWSMGLLDKREWKGQWIGAKKETLDQKEWENPELMPSAFLRKEFSVSKSIESATMYITALGLYELHLNNQKVGDAYFAPGWTDYNKRVQYQTYDVTNLLKDGENTIGTIVGTGWYAGHVGMLGTCVYGEQPYVLVQMNITYKDGSVEQVVTDQTWKTSVGPILYSDIIKGEYYDARLELDGWSTPGFNDSNWQQPLIKDSYDGEIVSQLDPPVRVTKNMTPIEVSKSPSSSTIFDMGQNMIGWAKLTVSGEEGTKITLRYAEMLERDGSLYTENLRRADPVDYYILSGHGVEQYEPHFTYHGFRYVEVICEKPEAILSLSIEGKVVHSDTPETGYFETSNEMVNQLYSNITWGQRGNFLSIPTDCPQRDERLGWTGDAQIFIRTASFNMDVARFFTKYVDDMVDAQLDSGAFTDVVPDGGWIDFKRRKYDKGETILRDVLHPIENWLTDGNPGWGDAGVVIPWTMYQVYGDKTVLVKHYEAMSKWIAYLEANSTDFLRPNDTVYGDWLSIGADTPKEVLSTAYFAYSVKLMAKIAHALDKKEDEKKYSNLFENIKISFNKAYITSDGKIKGDTQTVYVLALNMGLVFKEQKQLVASHLVDNIKKNDGHLSTGFLGVGYLLPVLTENGYTDVAYDLLNKDTFPSWLYSVKHGATTIWERWDGWTDHKGFQSAQMNSFNHYSLGSVGEWMFRYVAGIDVDSDIPGYKKIKIQPKPGGGLTYAKGEYQSVHGKIKSEWKIEKNEFTLKVSIPVNTEATVYMPGVGQNEDRTDVQLVENANSVTIYQVGSGEYEFVSKIG, encoded by the coding sequence ATGAGACTAAACATTTATGACTTAAGAGTTGAATACACTCAAAATCCGTTAGGGATTGATACATTAGCACCAAAGTTTGATTGGATACTAGATTCTACTGAACGCTCACAGGTTCAGACCTCCTATCAGATCCTCGTTTCTTCAAATGAGGAAAATTTAGCTAATGATGAGGCTGATATGTGGGTTAGTGGTGTAGTTGAATCAGATCAATCGATTCAAATCGTATATCAAGGGAAAGAATTGCAATCTAGTAAAACATATTTTTGGAAAGTAAGAGTGTGGGATAAACATAAAGTGGCCACGCCTTGGAGTCAAACGGCTTATTGGTCTATGGGCTTGTTAGATAAGCGTGAATGGAAGGGGCAATGGATAGGCGCAAAAAAAGAAACACTTGATCAGAAGGAATGGGAGAATCCTGAATTAATGCCAAGCGCTTTTTTGCGTAAGGAATTTTCTGTTTCTAAATCAATTGAATCAGCAACAATGTATATTACTGCACTAGGACTTTATGAACTACATCTTAACAATCAAAAAGTTGGAGACGCCTACTTTGCTCCCGGCTGGACTGATTATAACAAAAGAGTTCAATATCAAACTTATGATGTAACCAATCTATTAAAAGATGGGGAAAATACGATAGGAACAATCGTTGGGACAGGTTGGTATGCAGGACATGTAGGAATGCTAGGGACATGTGTTTATGGGGAGCAGCCATATGTATTAGTTCAGATGAACATTACGTATAAGGATGGTTCTGTTGAACAGGTCGTGACTGATCAGACCTGGAAAACGTCTGTTGGTCCAATTTTATATTCAGATATTATTAAAGGTGAGTACTATGATGCGCGTTTAGAATTGGATGGTTGGTCTACTCCAGGGTTTAATGATTCAAACTGGCAACAACCATTAATAAAAGACAGCTATGATGGAGAAATTGTTTCACAACTTGATCCACCAGTTCGAGTGACGAAAAATATGACACCAATTGAAGTGTCAAAATCACCTTCTAGTTCGACTATTTTTGATATGGGCCAAAACATGATTGGCTGGGCAAAATTAACGGTAAGTGGTGAAGAAGGAACTAAAATTACATTAAGATACGCTGAAATGCTAGAACGAGATGGAAGCTTATATACTGAAAACCTAAGAAGAGCGGACCCGGTAGACTACTATATATTGAGTGGTCATGGTGTTGAACAATATGAGCCACATTTCACGTATCACGGATTTCGCTATGTTGAGGTCATTTGTGAGAAGCCAGAGGCAATTCTTTCATTAAGTATTGAAGGGAAAGTCGTCCATTCAGATACACCAGAAACGGGATATTTTGAAACTTCAAATGAAATGGTTAATCAACTATATAGCAATATAACATGGGGGCAACGTGGGAATTTCTTAAGTATACCTACAGATTGTCCACAACGGGATGAGAGATTAGGCTGGACTGGTGACGCACAAATTTTCATTAGAACAGCAAGCTTTAATATGGACGTTGCTAGGTTTTTTACAAAATATGTAGACGATATGGTAGATGCACAGCTTGATAGTGGTGCTTTTACTGATGTTGTCCCAGATGGTGGCTGGATTGATTTTAAAAGAAGAAAGTATGATAAAGGGGAAACAATCTTAAGAGATGTGCTTCATCCAATTGAAAATTGGTTAACAGATGGAAATCCTGGCTGGGGTGATGCAGGTGTTGTTATTCCATGGACGATGTATCAAGTGTATGGGGATAAAACCGTACTTGTGAAACACTATGAGGCAATGTCTAAATGGATTGCCTATCTAGAAGCTAACAGTACAGACTTTCTACGACCAAATGACACAGTATATGGTGACTGGTTATCAATCGGTGCTGATACACCAAAAGAAGTGTTATCCACAGCGTATTTTGCCTACAGTGTAAAGCTAATGGCTAAGATTGCACATGCTCTAGATAAGAAAGAGGATGAGAAGAAGTACAGCAATCTGTTTGAGAATATTAAGATCTCCTTTAATAAAGCTTACATTACATCTGATGGAAAAATTAAGGGAGACACACAAACAGTTTATGTATTAGCTCTCAATATGGGATTAGTATTCAAAGAGCAGAAACAACTTGTTGCTAGCCATTTAGTTGACAATATTAAGAAAAATGATGGCCATTTATCAACAGGGTTTTTAGGTGTAGGTTACCTTCTGCCTGTTTTAACCGAAAACGGATATACAGATGTTGCATATGATCTATTAAACAAAGATACCTTCCCATCATGGTTATACTCAGTAAAACATGGTGCTACCACAATCTGGGAACGTTGGGATGGCTGGACAGATCATAAAGGCTTCCAAAGCGCACAAATGAATTCGTTTAACCATTATTCGTTAGGCTCAGTTGGAGAATGGATGTTTAGATATGTAGCTGGCATTGATGTCGATTCTGATATTCCTGGTTATAAGAAAATAAAAATCCAACCAAAACCTGGTGGTGGCCTTACTTATGCAAAAGGAGAATACCAATCTGTACATGGGAAAATTAAGTCAGAGTGGAAAATTGAAAAAAATGAGTTTACATTAAAAGTAAGTATTCCGGTTAATACAGAGGCAACAGTATATATGCCTGGTGTGGGACAAAATGAAGATCGTACAGATGTTCAATTAGTAGAGAATGCAAATAGTGTAACAATCTATCAAGTGGGCTCAGGCGAATATGAATTTGTATCTAAAATAGGCTGA
- a CDS encoding MFS transporter yields MNTITGVWRQRLGYGVSDFSCNLIWQMITLYLMFFYTDVMGLALVQVSVLFLVTRIVDGITDIIMGVIIDKTNTRWGKSRPYFLLGAIPFGLLAILAFYVPDIGPVGKIVYAYLTYIGLSTAYTMVNVPMASILPSLTSDEHERTNLATVRIIFSFIGATAVSAITLPLVNALGNGSQAQGFFWTMVIFAIIATLFFFVTFKNVEEKVKLRQEKVTVKQAFSSLKGNTPWLIFAVNIVFMWGSHFFMQGALIYYFTYNVERPELASVVASIGAFVPIIGTFATPFISKKMYKRTWFMIASTINLIGIIIMLIANVNIAGLIMGAVIAALGFGARQSIYFSMQADPVDYGEWKTGISAAGLMMALNGFIGKVALAVAGALSGLFLSWGNYVPNQTQTSSALFAIKMNYLIIPACMVVISMIIMCFYNLDKIYSKIRAEINARNIEKEETIENSKMVKNA; encoded by the coding sequence ATGAATACTATAACTGGCGTATGGCGTCAAAGGTTGGGATATGGAGTCTCAGACTTCTCATGTAATTTAATTTGGCAAATGATAACGCTCTATTTAATGTTTTTCTATACTGATGTTATGGGATTAGCACTAGTTCAGGTAAGCGTACTCTTCCTAGTAACACGTATCGTCGATGGTATAACTGACATAATTATGGGTGTGATTATTGATAAAACGAATACTCGCTGGGGTAAATCTAGACCCTACTTCCTTTTGGGAGCGATACCATTCGGATTACTAGCGATCCTTGCATTTTACGTTCCAGATATTGGTCCAGTTGGGAAAATCGTTTACGCTTATCTTACCTATATTGGATTGTCAACTGCATACACCATGGTTAATGTCCCAATGGCATCGATCTTGCCAAGTTTAACAAGTGACGAACATGAGCGAACGAATCTTGCTACCGTTCGAATTATCTTCTCATTTATTGGTGCTACTGCAGTCAGTGCAATTACACTTCCATTGGTAAACGCATTAGGCAATGGGTCGCAAGCTCAAGGTTTTTTCTGGACTATGGTCATTTTCGCTATCATCGCAACATTATTTTTCTTTGTTACATTTAAGAACGTTGAAGAGAAAGTAAAACTTCGCCAAGAAAAGGTAACTGTAAAACAAGCATTTTCATCTTTAAAAGGTAATACACCTTGGTTGATTTTTGCGGTAAACATCGTCTTTATGTGGGGCTCCCATTTCTTTATGCAAGGTGCATTAATTTATTATTTCACCTACAATGTTGAGCGTCCAGAGTTAGCTTCTGTGGTAGCTAGTATCGGGGCTTTTGTACCAATTATAGGTACATTTGCCACACCTTTCATTTCAAAGAAGATGTATAAACGTACATGGTTTATGATTGCTAGTACAATTAATCTTATAGGTATCATTATCATGCTGATTGCAAATGTAAATATTGCAGGCCTGATTATGGGGGCAGTTATTGCCGCATTAGGCTTTGGTGCAAGGCAAAGTATTTATTTTTCAATGCAAGCAGACCCTGTGGATTATGGTGAATGGAAAACTGGAATTAGTGCAGCGGGCCTCATGATGGCATTAAATGGATTTATTGGGAAAGTTGCGTTAGCAGTTGCTGGAGCACTTTCTGGATTATTTTTAAGCTGGGGCAATTATGTTCCGAACCAAACTCAAACTTCTTCAGCTTTATTCGCAATAAAGATGAACTATTTGATTATTCCTGCTTGCATGGTAGTTATTTCAATGATAATCATGTGTTTTTATAACTTAGATAAAATTTACTCAAAAATCCGTGCTGAGATTAATGCACGTAACATTGAAAAAGAAGAAACAATTGAAAATTCGAAAATGGTAAAAAATGCGTAA